A single Calypte anna isolate BGI_N300 chromosome 24, bCalAnn1_v1.p, whole genome shotgun sequence DNA region contains:
- the SC5D gene encoding lathosterol oxidase, protein MDLVLEAADQHLLTPYVYPSSWPEDEPCRQLLSLFVITNLGALTLYLLFGTLSYYFVFDHELQKHPQFLENQVRREITYALRSLPWISVPTVALFFAEVRGYSKLYDNIEDSPYGWPGVFLSMLSFLFFTDMGIYWIHRGLHHKLFYKRFHKPHHLWKIATPFASHAFHPVDGFMQSLPYHIYPFLFPLHKVTYLGLYIFVNVWTISIHDGDYRVPRLLRHIINGSAHHTDHHLYFDYNYGQYFTLWDKIGGSYKSPTAFEGKGPHDYLRKLREKGLGVPNGTVDTKTE, encoded by the exons ATGGATCTGGTTCTGGAAGCTGCTGACCAGCACCTCCTCACACCCTACGTGTACCCCAGCAGTTGGCCTGAAGATGAGCCCTGCcgccagctcctcagcctctttgTCATCACCAACCTGGGGGCCCTCACACTCTACCTGCTCTTCGGCACCCTCAGCTACTACTTTGTCTTTGACCATGAGCTCCAGAAGCACCCACAGTTCCTAGAG AACCAGGTACGTCGGGAGATCACCTACGCGCTGCGCTCCCTGCCCTGGATCAGCGTCCCCACCGTCGCCCTCTTCTTCGCCGAGGTGCGGGGCTACAGCAAGCTCTATGACAACATCGAGGACTCCCCATATG GCTGGCCAGGAGTCTTTCTCAGCATGCtgtccttcctcttcttcactgACATGGGCATCTACTGGATACACCGTGGTCTCCACCACAAACTGTTTTATAAG CGTTTCCACAAACCCCACCACCTCTGGAAGATCGCAACGCCCTTCGCCAGCCATGCCTTCCATCCTGTTGATGGCTTCATGCAGAGCCTGCCCTACCACATctatcctttccttttccccctgcaCAAAGTCACCTACTTGGGCCTCTACATCTTTGTCAACGTCTGGACCATCTCCATTCACGACGGCGACTACCGCGTCCCTCGCCTCCTGCGCCACATCATCAATGGATCAGCCCACCACACCGACCACCACCTCTATTTTGACTACAACTATGGGCAGTACTTCACCCTCTGGGACAAGATTGGTGGCTCCTACAAGAGCCCCACAGCCTTCGAGGGCAAAGGCCCACACGACTACTTGCGCAAGCTCCGAGAGAAAGGTTTGGGGGTGCCTAATGGCACCGTGGATACCAAGACTGAGTAG